The sequence AGGTGTCCAATAGCGCGACGGCGTTGAGGAACGTTGGCGAACCGGGTGGGCAATCCATCGGTTCGGTTTCCCAGAAAGAGGATACCCGCAAGGACTGGCGGGAAAATGGTTGCAGACGCACCACCGCCTGACGGAGCAGGGCGGGGGAATCTCCCAGGTTGGAGCCGAGCGCGATGATGACCGTAGGCATGGGGAGAGATATTTCCAGAGGTTGCAGACCGGCTAAAGCCGGGACTCCAAACAAAAAGTGAGCATGATGCGAGGTTTTCGGGAGGTCGTGGGGAGCGCGGATCATGGAGCGGCTAGCCGCCAGTCGCCAGTCGCGTGCCGGCGGTTATTTCAAGCCCAGGACATCCTGCATGGTGTAGATACCCGGTGTTTGGCGCACGACCCATTCGGCGGCGCGCAGGGCGCCGTTGGCAAAGGTTTCCCGGCTGGAGGCTTTGTGGGTGAGTTCGACGCGTTCGCCCATGGCCGCGAAGATGACGGTGTGATCGCCCACCACATCGCCACCGCGAATCGCGTGCATACCAATCTCTGTGCTGGTTCTTTCTCCAACAATGCCTTGCCGGCCATGGCGCACGACCTCATTTAGCTGCTGTTGCCGCACGTCGGCGAGAATTTCCGCGAGGGATCGCGCGGTGCCGCTGGGGGCGTCCTTCTTCAGGCGATGATGCATCTCGACCACTTCGAGATCGAAGGAAGGCCCGAGGATTTCCGCCGCCTTGCGGGTCAGCCAGAACAGGGCGTTGACGCCGGTGGAGTAGTTGGAGGCCCACACCATCGGCACGGTGGCGGACAGGTTGCGGATGCTCGCGGTATCCGCCTCGGAATGTCCGGTGGTGCCAATGACGAGGGCTTTTTTGTGTTCGGCGCAAAGCCGGGCGACCCCGGCGGTGGCTTGGTGAAAGCTGAAGTCAATGACGACATCGCTTTGGGCAATCACGGTGCGCAGGTCATCACCCATATCAATGCCGGCGGCAACTTTGATTTCCGGGATTCGAGCGGCGCAGGCGAGCAATGCCTGGCCCATGCGGCCTTTGGAACCGTTGATAATGACGCGGGTCATGAGTTTGATTTTAAGGTTTAAGAAAGTTCACCGCGCCAGCACGCCACAGTCAACCAGGGTGGCGCGCAAGGTTTCGCGGCTTTTGGCACTCAAGGCGACCAAAGGCAACCGGTATTCCTCTTCGATCTGCCCCATCATGGCCAGCGCGGCTTTGATGGGTA is a genomic window of Verrucomicrobiota bacterium containing:
- the dapB gene encoding 4-hydroxy-tetrahydrodipicolinate reductase → MTRVIINGSKGRMGQALLACAARIPEIKVAAGIDMGDDLRTVIAQSDVVIDFSFHQATAGVARLCAEHKKALVIGTTGHSEADTASIRNLSATVPMVWASNYSTGVNALFWLTRKAAEILGPSFDLEVVEMHHRLKKDAPSGTARSLAEILADVRQQQLNEVVRHGRQGIVGERTSTEIGMHAIRGGDVVGDHTVIFAAMGERVELTHKASSRETFANGALRAAEWVVRQTPGIYTMQDVLGLK